A stretch of the Alnus glutinosa chromosome 6, dhAlnGlut1.1, whole genome shotgun sequence genome encodes the following:
- the LOC133871091 gene encoding glycine-rich cell wall structural protein 2-like translates to MAAFQLPLSLVALLFALSAIVSESRVARKDLGVDLGGVGIGAGTGVGLGLGGGGSGSGSGSGSGSSSGSSASSGSSASSGSGSGSGSSAGSEAGSYAGSRARSGSGSSAGSEAGSYAGSQAKSGSGANQGQGTGEGRGHGSGSGSGHGEGFGSGSGSGRGSGSGSGEGYGEGHGYGEGSGSGDAN, encoded by the coding sequence ATGGCTGCATTCCAGTTACCTCTATCACTTGTTGCTCTGCTTTTTGCTTTATCTGCCATTGTTTCTGAGAGTCGAGTTGCGAGGAAGGACCTGGGTGTGGATCTTGGTGGCGTTGGAATTGGAGCCGGAACAGGAGTAGGCCTGGGTTTAGGAGGAGGCGGCAGTGGCAGTGGCAGTGGCTCTGGGTCTGGCTCCAGTTCTGGCTCTAGCGCTAGCTCTGGCTCTAGCGCCAGCTCTGGCTCTGGCTCAGGTTCAGGGTCCAGTGCAGGTTCGGAAGCAGGTTCATATGCTGGGTCTCGAGCTAGGTCTGGTTCAGGGTCCAGTGCAGGCTCGGAAGCTGGTTCATATGCTGGGTCTCAAGCGAAGTCAGGCTCAGGAGCAAACCAAGGACAAGGAACAGGCGAAGGCCGTGGGCATGGTTCGGGTTCAGGGTCTGGACATGGTGAGGGTTTTGGTTCTGGTTCTGGTTCTGGTAGAGGAAGCGGATCGGGCAGTGGTGAAGGTTACGGTGAGGGGCATGGATATGGTGAAGGTTCCGGTAGTGGAGATGCCAACTAA
- the LOC133871922 gene encoding protein FLX-like 4, translating to MAARGQIPSTFERRSTQTQGMMRQSAYSGLRTAAGQRLLEPLPPPELLENKIAVQAAEIERLAGDNRRLAASHLTLKRELVATIQEVDRTNDHIRSTQSEHDIESRRLLDKIRKMQADIKAGEGVKKDLQKAHMEARSLVTSRQELTAQVQKATQEMQKARIDIKTIPDLHAELDSSSQEHQRLRATFEYEKGINIEQVEQLKAMEKNLIGMAREVEKLRAEVLNAEKRAALAPSQYGGGHMNPDSLYPPPIQGAGAYIDGYGRPIVQLAVGPAGEGMIPYSSSNAVAVSGAAVPSAGSGAVPGGAYDPSLRGEHEESDIRGYS from the exons ATGGCTGCAAGAGGACAAATTCCATCAACCTTTGAGCGACGTTCTACCCAGACTCAAGGGATGATGCGGCAAAGTGCATATTCTGGTTTGCGCACTGCTGCTGGCCAACGCCTCTTGGAGCCACTGCCTCCTCCCGAACTGTTAGAGAATAAAATTGCTGTTCAGGCAGCAGAAATAGAACGGCTTGCAGGGGATAACCGTAGGTTGGCAGCCAGCCATTTGACTTTGAAGCGGGAGCTTGTTGCTACTATTCAGGAAGTAGATAGAACCAATGACCACATTAGAAGCACCCAGAGTGAACATGATATAGAAAGCAGGCGTTTGCTAGATAAGATTAGAAAAATGCAAGCAGATATCAAAGCTGGTGAGGGTGTGAAGAAGGACCTGCAAAAAGCCCACATGGAGGCTCGGAGCTTAGTTACTTCCAGACAAGAGCTGACTGCACAAGTTCAGAAGGCTACTCAGGAAATGCAGAAAGCCCGCATAGATATAAAGACTATACCAGATTTGCATGCTGAACTTGACAGTTCGAGTCAGGAACACCAAAGGCTACG TGCTACATTTGAGTATGAAAAAGGAATAAACATAGAGCAAGTGGAGCAATTGAAAGCAATGGAGAAGAATCTGATTGGGATGGCAAGAGAAGTGGAAAAGTTGCGTGCTGAGGTCTTGAATGCTGAGAAGAGAGCAGCACTTG CTCCAAGCCAATATGGTGGTGGTCACATGAATCCAGATTCTTTATACCCACCTCCTATACAAGGTGCTGGTGCCTATATTGATGGCTATGGGAGGCCTATTGTTCAGTTGGCTGTTGGGCCTGCAGGAGAGGGGATGATTCCATATAGCAGCAGCAATGCTGTAGCTGTCAGTGGTGCTGCTGTCCCGAGTGCTGGCAGTGGTGCTGTTCCTGGAGGAGCATATGATCCCTCACTCAGAGGTGAACATGAAGAATCTGACATTAGAGGCTATTCATAA
- the LOC133870526 gene encoding tetraspanin-15: MAQNTDLVEAVTVTVTEKENQPKGGGSMTITEMENQPKGGFSTREKATIQVKLLIRVLTILTFILSLPVLGSVIWLLYMRGYDCEILLRLPKLQMGIGIGLLFIFLVSNSVAFLQSRFPMPGLVVVMAPLIVMLTIGLALTGAYKMESRTIPGSPMWLKLKVRNQNNWHNIRSCIYDTGACTDLVSRSFMLKSYDFSIKRLSPIEGGCCKPPSICEMQYVNATFWEKEDGVVKDKSYPYDSDCDSWSNDQNVLCYNCKSCQKGFLRTLQGKWRKLGFFLVVMALVLIVSHFLLFLATMLEHFATI, translated from the exons ATGGCACAAAATACTGATCTTGTAGAAGCAGTGACAGTGACCGTgacagagaaagaaaatcaacccAAAGGAGGAGGTTCCATGACGATAACAGAGATGGAAAATCAACCCAAAGGAGGTTTTTCGACGAGGGAGAAAGCAACAATCCAAGTAAAACTCCTAATAAGAGTATTGACTATTCTAACTTTCATTTTGTCACTTCCTGTTCTTGGCTCAGTTATATGGCTATTATATATGAGAGGCTATGACTGTGAAATTCTTCTAAGGTTGCCGAAGTTGCAGATGGGCATTGGCATTGGGttgctctttattttcttagttAGCAATAGTGTTGCCTTCTTGCAATCTCGATTTCCAATGCCAGGACTTGTTGTAGTTATGGCGCCATTGATTGTTATGCTCACCATAGGGCTTGCCCTCACTGGGGCATATAAGATGGAGAGTCGGACAATTCCAGGCTCACCAATGTGGCTCAAGCTGAAGGTTCGCAACCAGAACAACTGGCACAATATCAGATCATGCATTTATGATACAGGAGCATGCACTGATTTGGTGTCAAGATCCTTTATGCTCAAATCATATGACTTCAGCATAAAAAGATTGTCACCCATTGag GGAGGCTGTTGCAAACCTCCATCAATATGTGAAATGCAATATGTAAACGCCACTTTTTGGGAAAAGGAAGATGGAGTAGTGAAAGATAAATCATATCCATATGACAGTGATTGCGATTCATGGAGCAATGATCAAAACGTTCTATGTTACAACTGCAAGTCTTGCCAAAAAGGATTCTTAAGAACATTACAGGGAAAATGGAGGAAACTTGGGTTCTTCTTGGTTGTGATGGCGTTAGTACTCATTGTTTCTCATTTCTTGTTATTCCTCGCCACTATGTTGGAGCATTTTGCCACAATTTGA
- the LOC133870217 gene encoding cytochrome c oxidase subunit 6b-2, producing MAEVELKTAPADFRFPTTNQTRHCFTRYIEFHRCLTAKGEESGECEKFAKYYRSLCPGEWVERWNEQRESGSFPGPL from the exons ATGGCGGAG GTTGAGCTGAAAACAGCCCCTGCTGATTTTCGATTCCCTACAACAAATCAAACCAGACACTGTTTCACTCGTTACATTGAGTTTCACAG GTGCTTGACAGCAAAAGGTGAAGAGTCTGGTGAATGTGAGAAATTTGCGAAGTATTATCGTTCCCTCTGCCCGGGTGAATGG GTTGAGAGGTGGAACGAGCAAAGGGAGAGCGGATCTTTTCCAGGCCCCCTTTGA
- the LOC133871216 gene encoding EG45-like domain containing protein — MKVLHIFRYFKGKKKMGTNIQVLIVVCTIICFCSISDATLVEKNGTATFYKAPYIPSACNGYQDDGNFIAAASDEIWENRGACGKCYMIKCIGATNLAPHPCKQGYILVQIVDYCRGCRGTINLSEEAFFDIADPKAGRVKIEYFVWPEKIY, encoded by the exons ATGAAAGTACTACATATCTTTAGGTATttcaaagggaaaaaaaaaatgggaacaAATATTCAAGTTCTAATTGTTGTATGTACCATAATATGTTTTTGTTCAATTTCAGATGCTACCCTAGTGGAAAAGAATGGGACTGCCACCTTTTACAAAGCTCCTTACATTc CCTCTGCATGTAATGGATATCAAGATGATGGTAATTTTATAGCTGCTGCAAGTGATGAAATATGGGAGAATAGAGGAGCATGTGGGAAATGTTACATGATAAAGTGTATTGGTGCCACAAACCTAGCACCACACCCTTGTAAGCAAGGCTACATTCTTGTTCAAATTGTCGATTATTGTCGAGGATGTCGCGGAACCATCAATCTTTCTGAAGAAGCTTTCTTTGATATTGCTGACCCCAAAGCTGGGAGAGTTAAGATTGAATATTTTGT GTGGCCAGAGAAGATCTACTAA
- the LOC133870123 gene encoding EG45-like domain containing protein, with product MGINAQVLLTFGTIICFASTSYTYQGTASFYKPPYVPSACNGYRDDGIFIAGASDALWKNGAACGKDYLVHCTGATNQAPQPCKSKAVRVRIVDYCPKGCSGTINLSEDAFSMIANLSAGVIKVDYAEYYRKWP from the exons ATGGGAATAAATGCTCAAGTTCTGCTTACCTTTGGCACCATCATATGTTTTGCTTCAACCTCATATACTTACCAAGGGACTGCCAGCTTCTACAAGCCTCCTTACGTTC CCTCTGCATGTAATGGATATAGAGATGATGGCATTTTTATAGCCGGAGCAAGTGATGCGCTATGGAAAAATGGGGCAGCATGTGGGAAAGATTACTTGGTGCACTGTACTGGTGCTACAAACCAAGCACCACAACCTTGTAAATCCAAAGCTGTTAGGGTCAGAATTGTCGATTATTGTCCAAAAGGATGCTCCGGAACCATTAATCTTTCAGAAGATGCTTTCTCTATGATTGCTAATCTCAGTGCTGGAGTAATTAAGGTTGACTATGCAGAGTACTACAGAAA GTGGCCGTAA